Below is a window of Candidatus Dependentiae bacterium DNA.
GCTGCCCAGCATCGTGGCTAGTTGATTATAGCGGCCGCCTCCACAAAAAGTGCTTTGCGCTCCCAAATGTGCAGAAACAAACTCAAAGACCGTTTTTTCATAGTAATCGAGGCCACGCACTAGATGAGGCGAGACCGTATACGTAACAGAGAGAATCTCAAGCTGTTCTTTGAGCGTTTGCCATTCAATGGCGCATTGCTCGCACAAATGCTGCGCGATCGAGGGGGCTTTTCTATAAATTTCTTGGCATTTTGGAGTTTTGCAATCAAAAACCCGCATTATATTTTTTTCTTTACGCGCTTTGCAATCATTGCAAATTTCATTCTCATGCTCTGCTAAAAAAGCATAGAGCTTTGGTTTAAAATCAATCCGATCCTGCGAGCAGCCCAGGAAGTTAATCATTAATGCAAACGTATCTAGTTTGAACGTATTTTGGAAAAGCTGATCGAGTAAACACAATAAAAAAGCATCATGAGAAATATTTTCCGCACCAATCATTTCTATATTGAATTGGTGAAATTCTCTAAATCTTCCTTTTTGTGGTCGCTCATGCCGGAACATTGAGCCATGCGAAAATATTTTAAATGGTGTGCTCAAATTTCCGTGCTCTAAAAAAGCACGCATAGTTGATGCGGTTGCTTCAGGGCGTAAACAAATTGTATCATTATCCCCAGAACTATTGATAGTAAACATTTCTTTAGAAACGATATCGGTTGCAAGCCCGAGCGTTCGCTTAAAAAGATCGGTTGGTTCAAGGATTGGGGTTATAATCTCATTGAAGTGCGCGCGTCTAAAGTGCGCAGCTGCTGATTTTATAATAAAATTAAAAAGGGTGGTATCTATAATATCGTGCGTGCCGCGAACTTTGGTAATCATTACCGGGATCCTTTACGGATGAATCATTTATTCAAAGGGCTTTAATAAGCATCAGTATAACGATACTTTTACCGATTGATACTGTTGCGTGCCGATTTGATCGTATTCCATTTTTATGCACTTTGCAAAAAATAGTTGACTTCTTTTTTCAGATAATGGTAGAAAAGAGTCAAGTATCAAAAGAGCAACCCCCGAAAAAATCTACGAGGAGGTGAAAGTCCAGAAAAATATTGACGAGCGTGTTCTAAAATTGTTAGAACTCAAATAAGTGTAAGGTAGAGTGTAAAGATGTTTAATGTTTTCAAAAAAGGAGTGTCCATGAGAAAACAATTTCTCATTCCTCTCTTATTACTTGGCGTAACTGTTTCAGCAGTAGCTGATTTCACGAGCCATACTTTCTTCTCAATTCGTCCTCCATTCCAATCAGCATTTCCTGAAAAAACAACTCTTTTCAGAAATATGCGTGCAAAAGCTAAAGAAGATGGCTGGATGGGAGCAATGCAAGCGGTAGTATTTGGTGGTCGTTCAACCAAAGGGAAAAAGCTTGCTAAATTCTTTTTGCCTGGTGGAACCCATGCTTCTGGTGCGGTTAATGAACTGATCTTTGCGGAGCAAGATGGTGCAACTGGCATCAATGGTGGTGGCGGTACTCCTCCTGCAGTTAACCCATTCTTCCGTGATGTTAATGCTACCAATTTCAATATTCAAACAGCTGATAACAACTTTGCGAGCAGAGTTAGTTTCAATCCTCGCCAAACGTACGTTGGTGGTGGATTTGATTGGATTCAATATTTTGGATGGAATTGCGATCCATGCGATAAGCGCTGGTGGTTTGAAATATCGTTCCCAGTTCTTAACGTTAAGAACGATATGCGTTTGACCGAAACTATCTTAACTCAAGGAGCAGCTCTCAGCTCAGCTGTTAACTTCAACGTAGAACAAGCGTTCAGTGGTAATACCGGCACAGGTAAGCCATTTGCGAAGGGCGTAACTGGTATAGTTACTGGTTCTGGATTTAATTTTGGCAAAATTGATGGTTCTCGTTCAAAAACAGGCGTAGCTGACGTTGAAATTAAACTTGGCTATGACTGGCTTTGTGAAGAAACCTGCTATGCTTACGGATACGTTGGCGTTGTTATCCCAACAGGTAACAAACCAAAAGGTGAGTATGTGTTCGAGCCAATTATTGGTAACAACCATCACTTTGGCGTAATGTGGGGCGGCGCATTGGGCTTTGAGCTATGGCGCGGTTGCGATGGCGATAGACACTTAATGTGGAACCTCGAAACAAACGGTCGCTACTTATTCCGTAATACTCAAACACGTTCGTTTGATCTTTACAATAAGCAATGGAGCCGTTATTCATTAGTATATACGAGCGCTGCAGATGCTGCTTCATTAGCACCAATTGAAGGCATCGATCTATTTACGCAAAAAATGCGTGTAAATCCTCGTTGGACATTCGATATGAACTCAGCGTTGACCTTCGATGTTTGCCGTTGGGAACTTGAAGCTGGCTACAATATGTGGGCTCGCCAATGCGAAAAAGTAAGCCTCAAAACTCCGTGGGCTAATGGAACTGTAGCACTTGTTGGCTTCGATAGTCTTTCAGGCGCACCAGTTGCTGCAATTAACCGTGCAGTTACTATTCGCGAAACATTTGCAGGATCAAACATTGTTGCCCCAGCACTTGCAGCAGATTATGCAAATAACTCTATCCAAGCAGGCGACATTAACTTAGAATCAGCTGCCGCTCCATGCGCGCTTTCGCATACGATTTATGGTTCAGCTGGCTACAACTTTGATATGTGCGGATGCTGGCCAATCTTTGCAGGGCTTGGCGGTTCTTATGAATTCGGTTCTTGCAATTCAGTATTGCAACGCTGGATGGTTTGGGGCAAAATCGGCGTATCCATCTAACTGAGAGGGATATAGATGAAGAAACTATTATCATTCTTCATTGTAGCTAGTTGCTTGGCCCAAGGATTGGCGCAGGCTGCTGTTACTGGGTATAGGTCACTTGATGAAGCTGTGCAAGCACTAAGAGCAGCAGTGGAATCTAGTAATCCAGGACAAGCAAAGGAAGTATTGGATAGGCTTGGAACTTACAAGAACAACCCTCGATTGGCCGATTTGATCCAAAGGGTAACCAAACTTGCAGGTGAACAGCCACCATTTCTTCCAGTTAATCCACCTGCTCGAGGC
It encodes the following:
- a CDS encoding histidine--tRNA ligase, with the translated sequence MITKVRGTHDIIDTTLFNFIIKSAAAHFRRAHFNEIITPILEPTDLFKRTLGLATDIVSKEMFTINSSGDNDTICLRPEATASTMRAFLEHGNLSTPFKIFSHGSMFRHERPQKGRFREFHQFNIEMIGAENISHDAFLLCLLDQLFQNTFKLDTFALMINFLGCSQDRIDFKPKLYAFLAEHENEICNDCKARKEKNIMRVFDCKTPKCQEIYRKAPSIAQHLCEQCAIEWQTLKEQLEILSVTYTVSPHLVRGLDYYEKTVFEFVSAHLGAQSTFCGGGRYNQLATMLGSKNDYPSIGAAIGIERLMLMLEPINALQLPQEPALHAIVPLSKEQHNLALLVGDLLFDSGLCIELLLDSDSIKSSMRKANKLGAHYALIIGPEEQEKGLVTVKTMMTGIEEKIAQRDLVAYLKK